The Pogona vitticeps strain Pit_001003342236 chromosome 6, PviZW2.1, whole genome shotgun sequence genome contains a region encoding:
- the DHX30 gene encoding ATP-dependent RNA helicase DHX30 isoform X6 has product MFSLNSCRRDRTMQVDSRDLLKEFPQPKNLLNSVIGRALGISHARDKLVYIHTNGPRKKKVTLLIKWPKNVEVEGYGTKKIDAERQAAAAACQLFKGWGLLGPRNELFDAAKYRILAEQLGCPDERWCSESRWRSKSGPSLADLSTCWRRMEPDEPVQPLEQHNRLPKPIRKEELEEGELEEGELEEGELEEETIDVSNYLSLTHPEARTPPRDMRDGFSLEMTDDSTALRALTQFPLPKNLLAQVIQIATSSSTVKEYMQFRTVGTKTKICKLSLRWPCPMTFAAKGRRKVEAENKAAALACQKLKSLGLVDKNNNPLSHAMYNMTSLRELGENQRKPWHIKVPETTLRKIENYLNHYPLDAHESRPRLAEDMMNLSKESGTLSDAITGKTYIPLSELEEARLSQNLLAVWKRRGSSWQESHPLPVDSHKEAILSAMEQNPVVVIAGDTGCGKTTRIPQLMLEHYILEGRGAQCNMVITQPRRISAISVAQRVAQELGPNMRKNVGYQVRLESKPPARGGALLFCTVGILLRKLQGNPHLEGVSHVIVDEVHERDVNTDFLLILLKGIQKQNPHIRLVLMSATGDNKRFAQYFGDCPVVKVPGFMYPVKEYYLEEIMAMLGRGRNWQYETKQSDEECVLDLELITDLILQIDAQGEPGGLLCFLPGWQEIKGVQQRLLETLGSHNSRYLVLPVHSNIPMMDQQSIFQRPPPGVRKIVLATNIAETSITINDIVHVVDSGTHKEERYDLKTKVSCLETVWVSKSNVVQRRGRAGRCQSGFAYHLFSRSRLDRMPTFQVPEILRTPLENLVVQAKIHMPEKTAVEFLSKALDSPDIKAVDEAVILLQEIGVLDHREALTTLGKRLAQISTDPRLAKAIVLASIYRCIHPLLVIVSCLTRDPFSSSLQNRTEVDKAKAVLSRESGSDHLAFVRAVAGWEEVLRRRDSRARDNYLQDYLLYAPSLRFINGLVKQFSENLYEAYLVPTPMDCLLPSSACNQYSEEEELVKGVLMAGLYPNLIQVRQGKVTRQGKFKPNSYTYRTKAGTVLLHKSTINREASKLYSRWLTYFMAVKSNGGVFVRDSSQVHPLAVLLMTDTDIHVRDDGWRATVSLVDSDLLVLEGDSYTIRLLRDFRVALSRMVETCLCYEMAAIPGDLHHQHSQLLDILVDLLKGPTGSFGT; this is encoded by the exons ATAGGACAATGCAAGTAG attcAAGGGATTTGTTGAAGGAATTTCCCCAGCCTAAAAATCTGCTCAACAGTGTTATCGGAAGAGCCCTTGGAATCTCTCACGCCAGAGACAAGCTGGTGTACATCCATACCAATGGGCCACGGAAAAAG AAGGTCACGCTGCTCATCAAGTGGCCAAAGAATGTGGAAGTGGAAGGGTACGGGACCAAGAAGATCGATGCTGAGCGCcaggctgccgccgccgcttgccAGCTCTTCAAG GGTTGGGGCCTGCTGGGCCCCCGGAACGAGCTCTTTGACGCCGCCAAGTACCGCATCCTGGCCGAGCAGCTGGGCTGCCCCGACGAGCGGTGGTGCTCTGAGAGCCGCTGGCGCTCCAAGTCTGGCCCGTCGCTGGCCGACCTCTCGACTTGCTGGCGACGGATGGAGCCCGACGAGCCCGTCCAGCCCCTGGAGCAGCACAACCGGCTGCCGAAACCCATCCGGaaggaggagctggaggagggCGAGCTGGAAGAAGGGGAGCTGGAGGAGGGCGAGCTGGAGGAAGAGACCATTGACGTTTCGAACTACCTGTCTCTGACGCACCCGGAGGCTCGGACCCCTCCCCGGGACATGAG GGATGGCTTCTCTCTTGAAATGACAGATGACAGCACGGCCCTCCGGGCGCTGACTCAGTTTCCTCTGCCCAAAAACCTCCTAGCCCAGGTGATCCAGATTGCCACGTCTTCCTCAACGGTCAAG gaGTACATGCAGTTCCGAACGGTGGGCACCAAGACCAAGATCTGCAAGCTGTCGCTACGCTGGCCCTGCCCCATGACCTTCGCAGCCAAGGGCCGCCGCAAGGTGGAGGCGGAGAACAAAGCCGCCGCCCTGGCCTGCCAGAAGCTGAAG AGCCTGGGCTTGGTGGACAAGAACAATAACCCCCTGAGCCACGCCATGTACAACATGACCTCCCTTCGCGAACTGGGCGAGAACCAGCGGAAGCCGTGGCACATTAAAGTCCCCGAGACGACCCTGCGCAAGATCGAGAACTACCTGAATCAC TATCCTTTGGATGCTCACGAATCTCGGCCGCGGCTTGCCGAAGACATGATGAACTTGAGCAAGGAGTCTGGCACCCTCAGCGATGCCATCACGGGCAAAACCTACATCCCCTTGTCTGAGCTGGAGGAGGCGCGCCTCAGCCAGAACCTGCTGGCGGTTTGGAAGAGGAGGGGCAGTTCCTGGCAAGAGAGCCACCCACTGCCGGTGGATTCCCACAAAGAAGCCATCCTCTCGGCCATGGAGCAGAACCCGGTGGTGGTGATCGCCGGAGACACGGGCTGCGGGAAGACCACCCGCATCCCCCAGTTGATGCTGGAGCACTACATCCTGGAAGGGCGCGGGGCCCAGTGCAACATGGTCATCACCCAGCCTCGGCGGATCAGCGCCATCTCAGTGGCCCAGCGGGTGGCTCAGGAGCTGGGCCCCAACATGAGGAAGAACGTGGGCTACCAGGTGCGGCTGGAGAGCAAGCCCCCGGCCCGGGGAGGGGCCCTCCTCTTCTGCACGGTGGGCATCCTTCTCCGGAAGCTGCAGGGCAACCCCCACCTGGAAGGGGTGAGTCACGTCATCGTGGACGAGGTGCACGAGCGGGATGTCAACACCGACTTCCTCCTCATCCTGCTGAAGGGCATCCAGAAGCAGAACCCCCACATCCGGCTGGTGCTGATGAGCGCCACGGGGGACAATAAGCGCTTCGCCCAGTACTTTGGGGACTGCCCGGTGGTCAAGGTCCCGGGCTTCATGTATCCCGTGAAGGAGTACTACCTGGAGGAGATCATGGCCATGCTCGGGCGCGGCCGGAATTGGCAATACGAGACCAAG CAATCAGACGAGGAGTGTGTCCTTGACCTTGAGCTGATCACGGACCTCATCCTTCAGATTGATGCCCAAGGAGAGCCAG GTGGCCTCCTGTGCTTCCTTCCCGGCTGGCAGGAGATCAAGGGAGTGCAGCAGCGCCTCTTGGAGACGCTTGGATCTCACAACAGCCGCTACCTCGTCTTACCAG ttCATTCCAACATCCCCATGATGGATCAGCAGAGCATCTTCCAACGTCCCCCTCCGGGCGTGAGGAAGATCGTCCTGGCCACCAACATTGCCGAGACCTCCATCACCATCAACGACATTGTCCACGTGGTGGACAGCGGGACCCACAAGGAGGAACGCTACGATCTCAAGACCAAg GTCTCCTGCCTGGAGACGGTGTGGGTGTCCAAGTCGAACGTCGTCCAGAGGCGAGGACGCGCCGGGCGCTGCCAGTCGGGCTTTGCCTACCACCTCTTCTCTCGCAGCCGCCTGGACAGGATGCCCACCTTCCAGGTGCCCGAGATCCTCCGTACACCCCTGGAGAACCTGGTGGTTCAGGCCAAGATCCACATGCCGGAGAAAACG GCGGTGGAATTCCTCTCCAAAGCCCTGGACAGTCCCGACATCAAAGCTGTGGATGAGGCCGTGATCCTGCTGCAGGAGATTG GTGTGCTGGACCACCGGGAGGCCTTGACCACTTTGGGCAAGCGCCTGGCTCAAATCTCCACCGACCCCCGGCTGGCCAAGGCCATTGTGCTGGCCTCCATCTACCGCTGCATCCACCCGCTCCTGGTCATCGTTTCCTGCCTGACGCGGGACCCCTTCAGCAGCAGCCTGCAGAACCGCACCGAGGTGGACAAA gccaAGGCCGTTCTGAGCCGAGAGAGCGGCAGCGACCACTTGGCCTTCGTGCGGGCAGTGGCGGGCTGGGAGGAAGTCCTCCGGCGCAGGGACAGCCGTGCCCGGGACAACTACCTGCAGGACTATCTCCTCTACGCGCCCAGCCTCCGCTTTATCAACG GCCTCGTGAAGCAGTTCTCGGAAAATCTTTACGAAGCCTACCTGGTGCCGACGCCCATGGACTGCCTCCTGCCCTCCTCGGCCTGCAACCAGTACAGTGAGGAAGAGGAGCTGGTGAAGGGCGTCCTGATGGCGGGCCTCTACCCCAATCTCATCCAGGTGAG GCAAGGCAAAGTGACCCGGCAGGGGAAGTTCAAGCCCAACAGCTACACCTACCGGACCAAGGCTGGAACGGTTCTCCTGCACAAGTCGACGATCAACCG GGAAGCGTCGAAGCTGTACAGCCGCTGGTTGACCTACTTCATGGCGGTCAAGTCCAATGGAGGGGTCTTTGTGCGCGATTCCTCGCAGGTGCACCCTTTGGCCGTGTTGCTCATGACGGATACGGACATCCACGTGCGGG ATGACGGCTGGCGGGCCACGGTCTCCCTGGTGGACAGTGACCTCCTGGTGCTGGAAGGAGACTCGTACACCATCCGGCTCTTGCGCGACTTCCGGGTGGCCCTCTCCAGGATGGTGGAGACCTGCCTTTGCTACGAGATGGCGGCCATTCCGGGCGACCTCCACCACCAGCACAGCCAGCTCCTGGACATCCTGGTGGACCTACTCAAGGGGCCGACAGGCAGCTTTGGAACCTAG
- the DHX30 gene encoding ATP-dependent RNA helicase DHX30 isoform X7, with translation MFSLNSCRRDSRDLLKEFPQPKNLLNSVIGRALGISHARDKLVYIHTNGPRKKKVTLLIKWPKNVEVEGYGTKKIDAERQAAAAACQLFKGWGLLGPRNELFDAAKYRILAEQLGCPDERWCSESRWRSKSGPSLADLSTCWRRMEPDEPVQPLEQHNRLPKPIRKEELEEGELEEGELEEGELEEETIDVSNYLSLTHPEARTPPRDMRDGFSLEMTDDSTALRALTQFPLPKNLLAQVIQIATSSSTVKEYMQFRTVGTKTKICKLSLRWPCPMTFAAKGRRKVEAENKAAALACQKLKSLGLVDKNNNPLSHAMYNMTSLRELGENQRKPWHIKVPETTLRKIENYLNHYPLDAHESRPRLAEDMMNLSKESGTLSDAITGKTYIPLSELEEARLSQNLLAVWKRRGSSWQESHPLPVDSHKEAILSAMEQNPVVVIAGDTGCGKTTRIPQLMLEHYILEGRGAQCNMVITQPRRISAISVAQRVAQELGPNMRKNVGYQVRLESKPPARGGALLFCTVGILLRKLQGNPHLEGVSHVIVDEVHERDVNTDFLLILLKGIQKQNPHIRLVLMSATGDNKRFAQYFGDCPVVKVPGFMYPVKEYYLEEIMAMLGRGRNWQYETKQSDEECVLDLELITDLILQIDAQGEPGGLLCFLPGWQEIKGVQQRLLETLGSHNSRYLVLPVHSNIPMMDQQSIFQRPPPGVRKIVLATNIAETSITINDIVHVVDSGTHKEERYDLKTKVSCLETVWVSKSNVVQRRGRAGRCQSGFAYHLFSRSRLDRMPTFQVPEILRTPLENLVVQAKIHMPEKTAVEFLSKALDSPDIKAVDEAVILLQEIGVLDHREALTTLGKRLAQISTDPRLAKAIVLASIYRCIHPLLVIVSCLTRDPFSSSLQNRTEVDKAKAVLSRESGSDHLAFVRAVAGWEEVLRRRDSRARDNYLQDYLLYAPSLRFINGLVKQFSENLYEAYLVPTPMDCLLPSSACNQYSEEEELVKGVLMAGLYPNLIQVRQGKVTRQGKFKPNSYTYRTKAGTVLLHKSTINREASKLYSRWLTYFMAVKSNGGVFVRDSSQVHPLAVLLMTDTDIHVRDDGWRATVSLVDSDLLVLEGDSYTIRLLRDFRVALSRMVETCLCYEMAAIPGDLHHQHSQLLDILVDLLKGPTGSFGT, from the exons attcAAGGGATTTGTTGAAGGAATTTCCCCAGCCTAAAAATCTGCTCAACAGTGTTATCGGAAGAGCCCTTGGAATCTCTCACGCCAGAGACAAGCTGGTGTACATCCATACCAATGGGCCACGGAAAAAG AAGGTCACGCTGCTCATCAAGTGGCCAAAGAATGTGGAAGTGGAAGGGTACGGGACCAAGAAGATCGATGCTGAGCGCcaggctgccgccgccgcttgccAGCTCTTCAAG GGTTGGGGCCTGCTGGGCCCCCGGAACGAGCTCTTTGACGCCGCCAAGTACCGCATCCTGGCCGAGCAGCTGGGCTGCCCCGACGAGCGGTGGTGCTCTGAGAGCCGCTGGCGCTCCAAGTCTGGCCCGTCGCTGGCCGACCTCTCGACTTGCTGGCGACGGATGGAGCCCGACGAGCCCGTCCAGCCCCTGGAGCAGCACAACCGGCTGCCGAAACCCATCCGGaaggaggagctggaggagggCGAGCTGGAAGAAGGGGAGCTGGAGGAGGGCGAGCTGGAGGAAGAGACCATTGACGTTTCGAACTACCTGTCTCTGACGCACCCGGAGGCTCGGACCCCTCCCCGGGACATGAG GGATGGCTTCTCTCTTGAAATGACAGATGACAGCACGGCCCTCCGGGCGCTGACTCAGTTTCCTCTGCCCAAAAACCTCCTAGCCCAGGTGATCCAGATTGCCACGTCTTCCTCAACGGTCAAG gaGTACATGCAGTTCCGAACGGTGGGCACCAAGACCAAGATCTGCAAGCTGTCGCTACGCTGGCCCTGCCCCATGACCTTCGCAGCCAAGGGCCGCCGCAAGGTGGAGGCGGAGAACAAAGCCGCCGCCCTGGCCTGCCAGAAGCTGAAG AGCCTGGGCTTGGTGGACAAGAACAATAACCCCCTGAGCCACGCCATGTACAACATGACCTCCCTTCGCGAACTGGGCGAGAACCAGCGGAAGCCGTGGCACATTAAAGTCCCCGAGACGACCCTGCGCAAGATCGAGAACTACCTGAATCAC TATCCTTTGGATGCTCACGAATCTCGGCCGCGGCTTGCCGAAGACATGATGAACTTGAGCAAGGAGTCTGGCACCCTCAGCGATGCCATCACGGGCAAAACCTACATCCCCTTGTCTGAGCTGGAGGAGGCGCGCCTCAGCCAGAACCTGCTGGCGGTTTGGAAGAGGAGGGGCAGTTCCTGGCAAGAGAGCCACCCACTGCCGGTGGATTCCCACAAAGAAGCCATCCTCTCGGCCATGGAGCAGAACCCGGTGGTGGTGATCGCCGGAGACACGGGCTGCGGGAAGACCACCCGCATCCCCCAGTTGATGCTGGAGCACTACATCCTGGAAGGGCGCGGGGCCCAGTGCAACATGGTCATCACCCAGCCTCGGCGGATCAGCGCCATCTCAGTGGCCCAGCGGGTGGCTCAGGAGCTGGGCCCCAACATGAGGAAGAACGTGGGCTACCAGGTGCGGCTGGAGAGCAAGCCCCCGGCCCGGGGAGGGGCCCTCCTCTTCTGCACGGTGGGCATCCTTCTCCGGAAGCTGCAGGGCAACCCCCACCTGGAAGGGGTGAGTCACGTCATCGTGGACGAGGTGCACGAGCGGGATGTCAACACCGACTTCCTCCTCATCCTGCTGAAGGGCATCCAGAAGCAGAACCCCCACATCCGGCTGGTGCTGATGAGCGCCACGGGGGACAATAAGCGCTTCGCCCAGTACTTTGGGGACTGCCCGGTGGTCAAGGTCCCGGGCTTCATGTATCCCGTGAAGGAGTACTACCTGGAGGAGATCATGGCCATGCTCGGGCGCGGCCGGAATTGGCAATACGAGACCAAG CAATCAGACGAGGAGTGTGTCCTTGACCTTGAGCTGATCACGGACCTCATCCTTCAGATTGATGCCCAAGGAGAGCCAG GTGGCCTCCTGTGCTTCCTTCCCGGCTGGCAGGAGATCAAGGGAGTGCAGCAGCGCCTCTTGGAGACGCTTGGATCTCACAACAGCCGCTACCTCGTCTTACCAG ttCATTCCAACATCCCCATGATGGATCAGCAGAGCATCTTCCAACGTCCCCCTCCGGGCGTGAGGAAGATCGTCCTGGCCACCAACATTGCCGAGACCTCCATCACCATCAACGACATTGTCCACGTGGTGGACAGCGGGACCCACAAGGAGGAACGCTACGATCTCAAGACCAAg GTCTCCTGCCTGGAGACGGTGTGGGTGTCCAAGTCGAACGTCGTCCAGAGGCGAGGACGCGCCGGGCGCTGCCAGTCGGGCTTTGCCTACCACCTCTTCTCTCGCAGCCGCCTGGACAGGATGCCCACCTTCCAGGTGCCCGAGATCCTCCGTACACCCCTGGAGAACCTGGTGGTTCAGGCCAAGATCCACATGCCGGAGAAAACG GCGGTGGAATTCCTCTCCAAAGCCCTGGACAGTCCCGACATCAAAGCTGTGGATGAGGCCGTGATCCTGCTGCAGGAGATTG GTGTGCTGGACCACCGGGAGGCCTTGACCACTTTGGGCAAGCGCCTGGCTCAAATCTCCACCGACCCCCGGCTGGCCAAGGCCATTGTGCTGGCCTCCATCTACCGCTGCATCCACCCGCTCCTGGTCATCGTTTCCTGCCTGACGCGGGACCCCTTCAGCAGCAGCCTGCAGAACCGCACCGAGGTGGACAAA gccaAGGCCGTTCTGAGCCGAGAGAGCGGCAGCGACCACTTGGCCTTCGTGCGGGCAGTGGCGGGCTGGGAGGAAGTCCTCCGGCGCAGGGACAGCCGTGCCCGGGACAACTACCTGCAGGACTATCTCCTCTACGCGCCCAGCCTCCGCTTTATCAACG GCCTCGTGAAGCAGTTCTCGGAAAATCTTTACGAAGCCTACCTGGTGCCGACGCCCATGGACTGCCTCCTGCCCTCCTCGGCCTGCAACCAGTACAGTGAGGAAGAGGAGCTGGTGAAGGGCGTCCTGATGGCGGGCCTCTACCCCAATCTCATCCAGGTGAG GCAAGGCAAAGTGACCCGGCAGGGGAAGTTCAAGCCCAACAGCTACACCTACCGGACCAAGGCTGGAACGGTTCTCCTGCACAAGTCGACGATCAACCG GGAAGCGTCGAAGCTGTACAGCCGCTGGTTGACCTACTTCATGGCGGTCAAGTCCAATGGAGGGGTCTTTGTGCGCGATTCCTCGCAGGTGCACCCTTTGGCCGTGTTGCTCATGACGGATACGGACATCCACGTGCGGG ATGACGGCTGGCGGGCCACGGTCTCCCTGGTGGACAGTGACCTCCTGGTGCTGGAAGGAGACTCGTACACCATCCGGCTCTTGCGCGACTTCCGGGTGGCCCTCTCCAGGATGGTGGAGACCTGCCTTTGCTACGAGATGGCGGCCATTCCGGGCGACCTCCACCACCAGCACAGCCAGCTCCTGGACATCCTGGTGGACCTACTCAAGGGGCCGACAGGCAGCTTTGGAACCTAG
- the DHX30 gene encoding ATP-dependent RNA helicase DHX30 isoform X5: MRSVLVGGWHAMLQTVLDISSFDSSLFCFSRNLDPFAAPEMFSLNSCRRDSRDLLKEFPQPKNLLNSVIGRALGISHARDKLVYIHTNGPRKKVTLLIKWPKNVEVEGYGTKKIDAERQAAAAACQLFKGWGLLGPRNELFDAAKYRILAEQLGCPDERWCSESRWRSKSGPSLADLSTCWRRMEPDEPVQPLEQHNRLPKPIRKEELEEGELEEGELEEGELEEETIDVSNYLSLTHPEARTPPRDMRDGFSLEMTDDSTALRALTQFPLPKNLLAQVIQIATSSSTVKEYMQFRTVGTKTKICKLSLRWPCPMTFAAKGRRKVEAENKAAALACQKLKSLGLVDKNNNPLSHAMYNMTSLRELGENQRKPWHIKVPETTLRKIENYLNHYPLDAHESRPRLAEDMMNLSKESGTLSDAITGKTYIPLSELEEARLSQNLLAVWKRRGSSWQESHPLPVDSHKEAILSAMEQNPVVVIAGDTGCGKTTRIPQLMLEHYILEGRGAQCNMVITQPRRISAISVAQRVAQELGPNMRKNVGYQVRLESKPPARGGALLFCTVGILLRKLQGNPHLEGVSHVIVDEVHERDVNTDFLLILLKGIQKQNPHIRLVLMSATGDNKRFAQYFGDCPVVKVPGFMYPVKEYYLEEIMAMLGRGRNWQYETKQSDEECVLDLELITDLILQIDAQGEPGGLLCFLPGWQEIKGVQQRLLETLGSHNSRYLVLPVHSNIPMMDQQSIFQRPPPGVRKIVLATNIAETSITINDIVHVVDSGTHKEERYDLKTKVSCLETVWVSKSNVVQRRGRAGRCQSGFAYHLFSRSRLDRMPTFQVPEILRTPLENLVVQAKIHMPEKTAVEFLSKALDSPDIKAVDEAVILLQEIGVLDHREALTTLGKRLAQISTDPRLAKAIVLASIYRCIHPLLVIVSCLTRDPFSSSLQNRTEVDKAKAVLSRESGSDHLAFVRAVAGWEEVLRRRDSRARDNYLQDYLLYAPSLRFINGLVKQFSENLYEAYLVPTPMDCLLPSSACNQYSEEEELVKGVLMAGLYPNLIQVRQGKVTRQGKFKPNSYTYRTKAGTVLLHKSTINREASKLYSRWLTYFMAVKSNGGVFVRDSSQVHPLAVLLMTDTDIHVRDDGWRATVSLVDSDLLVLEGDSYTIRLLRDFRVALSRMVETCLCYEMAAIPGDLHHQHSQLLDILVDLLKGPTGSFGT, translated from the exons attcAAGGGATTTGTTGAAGGAATTTCCCCAGCCTAAAAATCTGCTCAACAGTGTTATCGGAAGAGCCCTTGGAATCTCTCACGCCAGAGACAAGCTGGTGTACATCCATACCAATGGGCCACGGAAAAAG GTCACGCTGCTCATCAAGTGGCCAAAGAATGTGGAAGTGGAAGGGTACGGGACCAAGAAGATCGATGCTGAGCGCcaggctgccgccgccgcttgccAGCTCTTCAAG GGTTGGGGCCTGCTGGGCCCCCGGAACGAGCTCTTTGACGCCGCCAAGTACCGCATCCTGGCCGAGCAGCTGGGCTGCCCCGACGAGCGGTGGTGCTCTGAGAGCCGCTGGCGCTCCAAGTCTGGCCCGTCGCTGGCCGACCTCTCGACTTGCTGGCGACGGATGGAGCCCGACGAGCCCGTCCAGCCCCTGGAGCAGCACAACCGGCTGCCGAAACCCATCCGGaaggaggagctggaggagggCGAGCTGGAAGAAGGGGAGCTGGAGGAGGGCGAGCTGGAGGAAGAGACCATTGACGTTTCGAACTACCTGTCTCTGACGCACCCGGAGGCTCGGACCCCTCCCCGGGACATGAG GGATGGCTTCTCTCTTGAAATGACAGATGACAGCACGGCCCTCCGGGCGCTGACTCAGTTTCCTCTGCCCAAAAACCTCCTAGCCCAGGTGATCCAGATTGCCACGTCTTCCTCAACGGTCAAG gaGTACATGCAGTTCCGAACGGTGGGCACCAAGACCAAGATCTGCAAGCTGTCGCTACGCTGGCCCTGCCCCATGACCTTCGCAGCCAAGGGCCGCCGCAAGGTGGAGGCGGAGAACAAAGCCGCCGCCCTGGCCTGCCAGAAGCTGAAG AGCCTGGGCTTGGTGGACAAGAACAATAACCCCCTGAGCCACGCCATGTACAACATGACCTCCCTTCGCGAACTGGGCGAGAACCAGCGGAAGCCGTGGCACATTAAAGTCCCCGAGACGACCCTGCGCAAGATCGAGAACTACCTGAATCAC TATCCTTTGGATGCTCACGAATCTCGGCCGCGGCTTGCCGAAGACATGATGAACTTGAGCAAGGAGTCTGGCACCCTCAGCGATGCCATCACGGGCAAAACCTACATCCCCTTGTCTGAGCTGGAGGAGGCGCGCCTCAGCCAGAACCTGCTGGCGGTTTGGAAGAGGAGGGGCAGTTCCTGGCAAGAGAGCCACCCACTGCCGGTGGATTCCCACAAAGAAGCCATCCTCTCGGCCATGGAGCAGAACCCGGTGGTGGTGATCGCCGGAGACACGGGCTGCGGGAAGACCACCCGCATCCCCCAGTTGATGCTGGAGCACTACATCCTGGAAGGGCGCGGGGCCCAGTGCAACATGGTCATCACCCAGCCTCGGCGGATCAGCGCCATCTCAGTGGCCCAGCGGGTGGCTCAGGAGCTGGGCCCCAACATGAGGAAGAACGTGGGCTACCAGGTGCGGCTGGAGAGCAAGCCCCCGGCCCGGGGAGGGGCCCTCCTCTTCTGCACGGTGGGCATCCTTCTCCGGAAGCTGCAGGGCAACCCCCACCTGGAAGGGGTGAGTCACGTCATCGTGGACGAGGTGCACGAGCGGGATGTCAACACCGACTTCCTCCTCATCCTGCTGAAGGGCATCCAGAAGCAGAACCCCCACATCCGGCTGGTGCTGATGAGCGCCACGGGGGACAATAAGCGCTTCGCCCAGTACTTTGGGGACTGCCCGGTGGTCAAGGTCCCGGGCTTCATGTATCCCGTGAAGGAGTACTACCTGGAGGAGATCATGGCCATGCTCGGGCGCGGCCGGAATTGGCAATACGAGACCAAG CAATCAGACGAGGAGTGTGTCCTTGACCTTGAGCTGATCACGGACCTCATCCTTCAGATTGATGCCCAAGGAGAGCCAG GTGGCCTCCTGTGCTTCCTTCCCGGCTGGCAGGAGATCAAGGGAGTGCAGCAGCGCCTCTTGGAGACGCTTGGATCTCACAACAGCCGCTACCTCGTCTTACCAG ttCATTCCAACATCCCCATGATGGATCAGCAGAGCATCTTCCAACGTCCCCCTCCGGGCGTGAGGAAGATCGTCCTGGCCACCAACATTGCCGAGACCTCCATCACCATCAACGACATTGTCCACGTGGTGGACAGCGGGACCCACAAGGAGGAACGCTACGATCTCAAGACCAAg GTCTCCTGCCTGGAGACGGTGTGGGTGTCCAAGTCGAACGTCGTCCAGAGGCGAGGACGCGCCGGGCGCTGCCAGTCGGGCTTTGCCTACCACCTCTTCTCTCGCAGCCGCCTGGACAGGATGCCCACCTTCCAGGTGCCCGAGATCCTCCGTACACCCCTGGAGAACCTGGTGGTTCAGGCCAAGATCCACATGCCGGAGAAAACG GCGGTGGAATTCCTCTCCAAAGCCCTGGACAGTCCCGACATCAAAGCTGTGGATGAGGCCGTGATCCTGCTGCAGGAGATTG GTGTGCTGGACCACCGGGAGGCCTTGACCACTTTGGGCAAGCGCCTGGCTCAAATCTCCACCGACCCCCGGCTGGCCAAGGCCATTGTGCTGGCCTCCATCTACCGCTGCATCCACCCGCTCCTGGTCATCGTTTCCTGCCTGACGCGGGACCCCTTCAGCAGCAGCCTGCAGAACCGCACCGAGGTGGACAAA gccaAGGCCGTTCTGAGCCGAGAGAGCGGCAGCGACCACTTGGCCTTCGTGCGGGCAGTGGCGGGCTGGGAGGAAGTCCTCCGGCGCAGGGACAGCCGTGCCCGGGACAACTACCTGCAGGACTATCTCCTCTACGCGCCCAGCCTCCGCTTTATCAACG GCCTCGTGAAGCAGTTCTCGGAAAATCTTTACGAAGCCTACCTGGTGCCGACGCCCATGGACTGCCTCCTGCCCTCCTCGGCCTGCAACCAGTACAGTGAGGAAGAGGAGCTGGTGAAGGGCGTCCTGATGGCGGGCCTCTACCCCAATCTCATCCAGGTGAG GCAAGGCAAAGTGACCCGGCAGGGGAAGTTCAAGCCCAACAGCTACACCTACCGGACCAAGGCTGGAACGGTTCTCCTGCACAAGTCGACGATCAACCG GGAAGCGTCGAAGCTGTACAGCCGCTGGTTGACCTACTTCATGGCGGTCAAGTCCAATGGAGGGGTCTTTGTGCGCGATTCCTCGCAGGTGCACCCTTTGGCCGTGTTGCTCATGACGGATACGGACATCCACGTGCGGG ATGACGGCTGGCGGGCCACGGTCTCCCTGGTGGACAGTGACCTCCTGGTGCTGGAAGGAGACTCGTACACCATCCGGCTCTTGCGCGACTTCCGGGTGGCCCTCTCCAGGATGGTGGAGACCTGCCTTTGCTACGAGATGGCGGCCATTCCGGGCGACCTCCACCACCAGCACAGCCAGCTCCTGGACATCCTGGTGGACCTACTCAAGGGGCCGACAGGCAGCTTTGGAACCTAG